A single Sulfurimonas aquatica DNA region contains:
- the ccoG gene encoding cytochrome c oxidase accessory protein CcoG produces the protein MSTKTTDFKIPMPWRYKRYVVFMFATLFTLALPWIQIDGNHFFLLSFDKLKLHLAFIQFDMQELYLMPFILMLVFLGVFGMTVLGGRVFCGWVCPQTVFRASYRDLIETKILGLRKRIKNKQIEPDMTKMENKIKKAIALVMAIVLAHLAAADFLWFFVPPEDFIPYAMDYSNHWALIGIWVGVALFLVYDIVFLQEDFCAYVCPYSRIQSVLYDDHTVMALYNTNRGGDIYDEEHNKNFTKQKDLQAFEPAAECTTCESCVTVCPTHIDIRKGLQLECINCLECVDACTTVMGKLGKPSLVTWSSEYEIIDQKGKTQYFRPKIIAYIVLLVGITVALGFMGSTKEHMLLNINKENRLFSDKRLPDGRVRVDNSYIFLLQNTENEKMKFFFDIIPPKGMEGKITIAKPTKAFTVVPGSKKKKIVTLRTTEVLVDDDRKNTIIPITIHAYALDKDGKKSERISVFRDSTFVFPKKSILLESK, from the coding sequence ATGAGTACAAAAACAACGGATTTTAAAATACCAATGCCATGGAGATATAAACGCTATGTAGTGTTTATGTTTGCAACACTGTTTACATTGGCTTTGCCATGGATTCAAATAGATGGGAATCACTTCTTTCTTTTAAGTTTTGATAAACTTAAACTACACCTTGCGTTTATTCAGTTTGATATGCAAGAGTTGTATCTTATGCCATTTATCTTGATGCTAGTTTTTCTAGGTGTTTTTGGTATGACTGTGTTGGGCGGTCGCGTGTTTTGTGGTTGGGTTTGTCCTCAGACAGTATTTCGTGCTTCTTATCGTGATCTGATAGAGACAAAAATTCTTGGTCTACGTAAACGTATAAAAAACAAACAGATTGAGCCTGATATGACTAAAATGGAGAACAAGATTAAAAAGGCCATAGCACTTGTTATGGCTATTGTTCTTGCTCATTTAGCCGCAGCAGACTTTTTATGGTTTTTTGTTCCACCGGAAGATTTTATACCTTATGCGATGGATTATAGTAACCACTGGGCACTTATTGGTATTTGGGTCGGTGTTGCTCTCTTTTTAGTCTATGATATCGTTTTTTTACAAGAGGATTTTTGTGCTTATGTTTGTCCATACTCTCGTATACAGTCTGTTTTATATGACGACCATACTGTAATGGCACTCTACAATACAAATAGAGGTGGAGATATCTACGATGAAGAGCATAATAAAAACTTTACAAAACAAAAAGATTTACAAGCTTTTGAGCCAGCGGCTGAGTGTACTACGTGTGAGTCATGTGTTACTGTTTGTCCAACTCATATAGATATCCGTAAAGGTCTTCAGCTAGAGTGTATCAACTGTTTGGAGTGTGTAGATGCTTGTACAACCGTTATGGGTAAACTTGGTAAGCCATCGCTTGTAACATGGTCTAGTGAGTATGAGATAATAGATCAAAAAGGTAAAACACAGTATTTCCGTCCTAAGATTATTGCTTATATCGTTCTTCTTGTCGGGATTACGGTTGCACTGGGATTTATGGGAAGTACAAAAGAGCATATGCTTTTAAATATCAATAAAGAGAATAGACTCTTTTCAGATAAACGTCTTCCTGATGGAAGAGTAAGAGTAGATAACTCATACATTTTCTTACTTCAAAACACTGAAAACGAGAAGATGAAGTTTTTCTTCGACATCATTCCTCCAAAAGGTATGGAAGGAAAGATAACTATAGCTAAGCCAACTAAAGCATTTACTGTTGTACCTGGAAGTAAAAAGAAGAAAATAGTTACACTTAGAACAACGGAAGTACTGGTTGATGATGATAGAAAAAACACTATTATCCCTATTACTATTCATGCTTATGCATTAGATAAAGATGGGAAAAAGAGCGAGAGAATCTCTGTATTTAGAGATTCAACATTTGTTTTTCCTAAAAAAAGCATTCTACTAGAGTCAAAATAA
- a CDS encoding recombinase family protein, translating to MIITYIRPDKNFDSVHEQLQHINSYAISHDMSIDEELIDHLSQNKRLSQRQNVTSFLQPKENATLLIYDTWVLSTNMEDLVQMFSCLMKNNFQVHFIKQSVVMSRESNPMLICGLIDQLRQTIQDDAKKVIGRPKGSKSNSKFDKYVNEILSFIKEKKSVSEMARLLGVSRSSLKDFIESRELKQVAFGSLLPQPVEDAENQVINTITCPD from the coding sequence ATGATAATAACATACATACGTCCAGATAAAAATTTTGACTCTGTTCATGAACAACTCCAACATATAAACTCTTATGCAATTTCTCACGATATGTCTATTGATGAAGAGCTTATAGACCACCTCTCTCAAAACAAACGCTTATCTCAACGCCAAAATGTAACGTCTTTTTTACAACCAAAAGAGAATGCAACGCTTTTAATATATGACACATGGGTTCTGAGTACTAATATGGAAGACTTAGTGCAGATGTTTAGCTGTTTAATGAAAAATAACTTTCAAGTTCACTTCATAAAGCAATCAGTTGTGATGAGTAGAGAGAGTAATCCTATGTTAATTTGTGGATTAATAGATCAGCTTAGACAGACCATACAAGATGATGCTAAAAAAGTTATTGGTAGACCTAAGGGAAGTAAATCAAACTCTAAGTTTGATAAATATGTTAATGAAATACTCTCCTTTATTAAGGAGAAAAAAAGTGTCAGTGAGATGGCACGACTCTTAGGTGTGAGCAGAAGCTCCCTCAAAGACTTTATTGAGTCACGCGAGTTAAAGCAAGTGGCGTTTGGTTCACTACTACCACAACCAGTTGAAGATGCTGAGAATCAAGTAATTAATACGATTACTTGTCCAGACTAA
- the metH gene encoding methionine synthase, which produces MNTKQYILETIKKRPLIIDGAMGTQLQQRDDKIPKEAWEDNEGCNELLNVTCPEVLSEIFSAYLKAGADFITTNTFGSFSWVLDEYQIGHRAYELTKAGAALVKKECEKFSTPEHPRLVLGSVGPGTKLPSLGHITYDEMYTGYTEFCKALIDGGVDVFLLETCQDPLQIKAALHACQEANREREVEIPIMVSVTIELSGTMLIGTDAQTIATILEPFDIISLGFNCGTGPEQVLKHVKTLSELWHKPISVHANAGLPQNRGGYTYYPMGPDEFVEQQEKMLAYDGVSFLGGCCGTTPQHIRALTDAVTTQTPKVPSGSHENSIASLFNTVPLMQEPAPLLVGERSNATGSKAFRELLLAEDYEGTLSVAQQQVRAGAHLVDVNVGFAGRDETKDMTEVMAMYAQKIALPLMPDSTQTTGLETALKHIGGKPILNSVNLEDGEPKFDAVCALAKKYGASLVCLTIDEVGMAKTVEEKLKVADRIIDLATNRHGIKKEDLVFDVLTFTLGSGDEEYFDAGINTIEAIRQLRIKHPEVGAILGLSNISFGLDKDARPYLNSMFLHHCIQAGMTSVIINVKHIIPLNKISEEDQKICDDLIFNRLPNGEALFAFIEHFSTKEAVDNDAVDEAYLAMSDEEKIAQLLMDGDKDRMIPLVEEARHKIAPEVIVNEILIDAMKVVGELFGSGQMQLPFVLQSAETMKKTVDHLNPYLPKVEKTVDTTLALGTVKGDVHDVGKNLVDIILSNNGYKVQNLGIKVELDRFLETMEQGHISALGMSGLLVKSTQVMLENLNILKEKGITIPILLGGAALTRAFIDDFCRPAYDGPIFYCKDAFDGVTAMSRIEAGNFDTNLHPDAPEIERKEKKEVIIPPFSELKMPSRDVKVPTPPFWGRREIKLTQQQIEMAFEWINHKILFKSRWGYSSKGMEKEAYEKQLEEVVWPAYERLKSEFLDKKLFEPTIIYGYWPCRSDDNTLLIFDESEGYNSLSEVNTEPLDHVMGRAVKQFTFPRQTKQPHRALSDFFHNDRHDVIALTCVSAGAKLSDAERVIYDEGNYTEYYQFHGLGVELAEALAEIVHKQIRLDLNIAENEKPTLADVQMNKYQGSRYSFGYAACPDLELNRPLFDLLKPEEFGIELSETFQIHPEQSTSALVVYHPNATYYNI; this is translated from the coding sequence ATGAATACAAAACAGTACATATTAGAGACAATTAAAAAACGCCCACTTATTATAGATGGTGCGATGGGTACACAACTCCAACAACGCGACGATAAGATACCTAAAGAGGCTTGGGAAGATAACGAAGGGTGTAACGAACTTCTTAATGTTACTTGTCCCGAAGTTTTAAGTGAAATATTTTCCGCTTACCTTAAAGCTGGTGCCGACTTTATCACTACAAATACTTTTGGCTCATTTTCGTGGGTACTTGATGAGTACCAGATTGGTCATCGTGCATATGAACTTACAAAGGCTGGAGCAGCACTTGTAAAAAAAGAGTGCGAAAAATTCTCAACTCCAGAGCATCCGCGTTTAGTTCTAGGTTCAGTCGGACCAGGAACTAAACTACCTTCACTTGGACACATTACTTACGATGAAATGTATACGGGCTATACAGAGTTTTGTAAGGCACTTATTGATGGAGGCGTTGACGTCTTTTTACTTGAGACATGCCAGGATCCTCTTCAGATAAAAGCAGCGCTTCACGCCTGCCAAGAAGCTAACCGTGAGAGAGAAGTAGAGATTCCCATTATGGTCTCCGTAACGATTGAGCTTAGTGGGACTATGCTTATAGGTACGGATGCGCAAACAATTGCAACTATTTTAGAGCCTTTTGACATTATCTCTCTTGGATTTAACTGTGGAACGGGACCTGAACAAGTTTTAAAACATGTAAAAACTCTCAGCGAGCTTTGGCACAAGCCTATCTCCGTTCACGCAAACGCAGGTCTTCCACAAAATCGTGGTGGTTATACTTACTATCCAATGGGACCAGACGAGTTTGTAGAGCAGCAAGAAAAGATGCTAGCCTATGATGGCGTTTCATTTTTAGGTGGATGTTGTGGGACTACTCCTCAGCATATTCGTGCACTTACAGACGCAGTTACAACACAAACGCCAAAAGTGCCAAGTGGTTCACATGAAAACTCAATAGCTTCACTTTTCAACACTGTTCCTCTTATGCAAGAGCCAGCCCCTCTACTTGTAGGTGAACGCTCAAACGCGACTGGTTCAAAGGCCTTTAGAGAACTTCTTTTGGCTGAAGACTATGAGGGAACACTTAGCGTTGCGCAACAGCAAGTTCGTGCAGGTGCCCACTTGGTAGACGTTAACGTTGGTTTTGCAGGTCGGGATGAGACAAAAGACATGACGGAAGTTATGGCTATGTATGCGCAAAAAATTGCCCTACCTCTTATGCCAGACTCTACACAGACTACAGGACTTGAGACAGCACTCAAGCACATCGGTGGAAAACCAATCCTTAACTCAGTCAATCTTGAAGATGGCGAGCCAAAATTTGATGCGGTATGCGCCTTAGCTAAAAAATACGGTGCAAGTCTTGTATGTTTAACTATCGATGAAGTAGGAATGGCTAAAACCGTAGAAGAGAAACTAAAAGTTGCAGATCGTATCATCGACCTTGCCACTAATCGTCACGGAATAAAGAAAGAGGATTTAGTGTTTGACGTGCTTACGTTTACACTTGGTTCAGGAGATGAAGAGTACTTTGACGCAGGGATAAATACCATAGAAGCTATTCGTCAACTTCGCATCAAGCATCCAGAAGTTGGAGCAATACTCGGCCTTTCAAATATCTCATTTGGACTCGATAAAGACGCTAGACCATACCTTAACTCTATGTTTTTGCACCACTGTATCCAGGCCGGAATGACATCCGTTATCATTAATGTAAAACATATAATTCCTCTTAACAAAATATCAGAAGAAGACCAAAAAATCTGTGACGACTTGATTTTTAATCGTCTTCCAAATGGAGAAGCACTTTTCGCATTTATAGAGCACTTTTCAACAAAAGAAGCAGTTGATAACGATGCGGTCGATGAAGCGTATCTAGCTATGAGCGATGAAGAAAAGATCGCTCAGCTTCTTATGGATGGAGATAAAGACAGAATGATTCCTCTTGTGGAAGAGGCTCGTCACAAAATCGCTCCCGAAGTCATAGTAAATGAGATTCTCATTGACGCGATGAAAGTCGTTGGTGAGCTTTTTGGCTCAGGCCAGATGCAACTACCGTTTGTACTTCAGTCTGCTGAGACTATGAAAAAAACGGTTGACCATCTTAACCCATACCTTCCAAAGGTAGAAAAGACAGTTGATACTACTCTAGCTCTAGGGACTGTAAAAGGCGACGTGCACGACGTTGGTAAAAACCTTGTAGACATCATTCTCTCAAACAATGGTTATAAAGTGCAAAACCTTGGGATAAAAGTAGAACTTGACCGCTTTTTAGAAACTATGGAGCAAGGTCATATTTCAGCTCTAGGTATGAGTGGCCTACTTGTAAAGTCAACGCAAGTCATGCTTGAAAATCTCAATATCTTAAAAGAAAAAGGGATTACCATTCCGATTCTTTTAGGTGGCGCCGCGCTCACTCGCGCTTTTATTGACGACTTTTGTCGCCCAGCTTATGATGGTCCCATCTTTTATTGTAAAGACGCTTTTGATGGCGTTACGGCGATGAGCCGCATAGAAGCTGGTAACTTTGACACAAATCTGCATCCTGATGCTCCTGAGATAGAGAGAAAAGAGAAAAAAGAGGTAATCATACCTCCATTTTCTGAGCTTAAAATGCCCTCTCGAGATGTGAAAGTTCCTACTCCTCCATTTTGGGGAAGACGTGAGATTAAACTCACACAGCAGCAGATAGAGATGGCGTTTGAGTGGATAAACCATAAGATACTTTTCAAATCTCGTTGGGGTTATAGCTCTAAGGGAATGGAAAAAGAGGCTTATGAAAAGCAACTTGAAGAAGTCGTTTGGCCGGCTTATGAGCGACTCAAGTCTGAATTTTTAGATAAAAAACTATTTGAACCCACTATTATTTATGGTTACTGGCCTTGTAGGAGCGATGATAACACTTTACTTATTTTTGATGAGAGTGAAGGGTACAATTCTCTCAGCGAAGTTAATACCGAACCACTTGATCATGTAATGGGAAGAGCTGTAAAACAGTTTACGTTTCCTAGACAAACAAAACAACCACATCGTGCGTTAAGCGACTTCTTTCATAACGATAGACATGACGTTATAGCACTAACATGCGTTAGCGCTGGAGCTAAACTAAGTGATGCTGAAAGAGTTATTTACGATGAAGGAAATTATACTGAGTACTATCAGTTTCATGGACTTGGCGTTGAGTTAGCGGAAGCTCTTGCAGAGATAGTACATAAACAGATACGACTTGACTTAAACATTGCAGAGAACGAAAAACCAACCTTAGCGGATGTTCAAATGAATAAATATCAAGGTTCACGTTATAGTTTTGGTTATGCGGCTTGTCCTGATTTAGAACTTAATCGTCCACTCTTTGACCTACTCAAACCAGAAGAGTTTGGGATAGAGCTTAGTGAGACTTTCCAAATTCATCCCGAGCAATCAACTTCTGCGTTAGTTGTATATCATCCAAACGCTACATATTATAATATCTAG
- a CDS encoding HDOD domain-containing protein has product MGFESIVERVKAIPPLPASVVKMEELYARGNPELKKLVKIVEEDPVLTANILAAVNSPLYSFSHNVITVHQAVTLFGMSSVRGFVLSSAKKSTFDLDMSPYGITNEEFQNISTLQSMLMFQWYMSIDVEKANLLVPIAFLMDIGQIIIAKEVSQSDYKDEFTRMIQEEASISQTEKLFTGMSSAEVTALLFEHWNFNETFVEIIRNSDEPSLADREYQQYCEAVDVVKTCINIQNKISDKSFKNSKLKALSYGFKVDRYIKTVERIRDKANL; this is encoded by the coding sequence ATGGGATTTGAATCTATAGTTGAGAGAGTAAAAGCTATTCCGCCACTACCGGCATCGGTTGTGAAAATGGAAGAGCTTTATGCAAGAGGAAATCCCGAACTCAAAAAACTTGTAAAAATAGTAGAAGAAGATCCTGTTTTAACTGCAAATATCTTAGCCGCAGTTAACTCCCCTCTTTACTCCTTTAGTCATAATGTCATTACAGTCCATCAAGCAGTCACTCTCTTTGGAATGTCCTCTGTTCGTGGTTTTGTTCTCTCCTCTGCTAAAAAAAGTACTTTTGATTTGGATATGTCTCCCTATGGCATCACCAATGAGGAGTTCCAAAACATCTCAACGCTTCAAAGCATGCTTATGTTTCAATGGTATATGAGTATCGACGTCGAAAAAGCAAACCTGCTTGTTCCCATCGCTTTTTTAATGGATATTGGTCAAATTATCATCGCTAAAGAAGTTTCTCAGAGTGACTACAAAGATGAGTTTACAAGAATGATACAAGAAGAGGCCTCCATTTCTCAAACAGAAAAACTCTTTACTGGAATGAGCTCCGCAGAAGTGACTGCGTTACTATTTGAACACTGGAACTTTAATGAAACTTTTGTTGAAATAATTAGAAATAGTGATGAACCAAGTTTGGCTGATAGAGAGTATCAGCAGTACTGTGAAGCAGTGGACGTTGTCAAAACTTGCATAAACATTCAAAATAAAATAAGTGATAAAAGCTTTAAAAACTCAAAACTTAAAGCCCTCTCTTATGGTTTTAAAGTAGATAGATATATAAAAACCGTTGAGCGAATAAGGGACAAAGCCAACTTATAA
- a CDS encoding TetR/AcrR family transcriptional regulator, which translates to MAIIVDKIQKKKDIALSCKELFVENGINNLTIAQVAKTAGVGKGTIYEYFNNKEDIVFEIINILLQEHNVKKHAKLESLSSSKDKIKTFFHTFYEEEGEHLRKLYKEFISISLMNRNQEMVDFQTKCSKTYFQWFETIIQEGIDSKELIPNAIKLSRGLFVLGEGMFILNETTDAIENIEEEFDIFFETLFQIIEVQQ; encoded by the coding sequence TTGGCGATAATCGTAGACAAAATACAAAAGAAAAAAGATATAGCACTCTCGTGTAAAGAGCTTTTTGTGGAAAATGGCATCAACAACTTAACCATTGCGCAAGTTGCAAAAACTGCTGGAGTAGGTAAAGGGACTATATATGAGTACTTCAACAACAAAGAAGATATTGTTTTTGAAATTATAAACATCCTTTTACAAGAACATAACGTTAAAAAACATGCCAAACTTGAGTCCCTTAGTTCATCAAAAGATAAGATAAAAACATTCTTTCATACCTTTTATGAAGAAGAGGGTGAACACCTTCGTAAACTCTATAAAGAGTTTATCTCTATCTCTTTGATGAATAGAAATCAGGAGATGGTAGATTTTCAAACAAAATGTTCAAAAACTTATTTCCAATGGTTTGAGACAATAATCCAAGAAGGAATTGACTCTAAAGAACTTATTCCAAACGCTATCAAGCTCTCTCGAGGTCTCTTTGTTCTTGGAGAGGGCATGTTTATACTTAACGAGACAACGGACGCCATTGAAAATATCGAAGAAGAGTTTGATATTTTCTTTGAAACGCTATTTCAAATTATAGAGGTACAACAGTGA
- a CDS encoding TolC family protein, whose protein sequence is MIKLKHLLILTLPLLSYGDTLKELLNYATINNNLVVAKQYTQDAAKKELDFKESSFYPTIDIGAAYKRDDDVSPFQAGDTLNAFAKIGFDIYDGGKTSANINQAKESLKSSEFDAKAYKESLSLEIVQDFFNIKSLESSLNAKREAQETLKAQLQRIKKFYAAKLATQDAIDRVQADFDTNRYAMESTKFQILSLKSSLELKVGKRISSLTDSTFKKELSTEYEVQDSIKALISQKGSIKYAAEAVDSFYYPNIKIEDTYNLYSFDRLAIPPGLNAEPLENQNTLLLSLNFRVFDFGEISQVKEATLLKAKALESQIAYKTKAQELQYELSKRRISTTLAKINSAKSALIAAKSAFETIEKKYNAGIVDYIVYLDTLTKKTGSQALYESSLNELEIAYAILYYNSAKNLQEELK, encoded by the coding sequence GTGATAAAACTAAAACACCTACTCATTTTAACGCTTCCCCTACTCTCTTATGGGGATACGCTTAAAGAACTTCTTAACTATGCTACTATAAACAATAACTTAGTAGTGGCAAAGCAGTATACTCAAGACGCCGCTAAAAAAGAGTTAGATTTTAAAGAGAGTTCTTTTTATCCAACTATAGATATAGGCGCAGCTTATAAACGCGACGATGACGTCTCTCCGTTTCAAGCGGGGGACACTCTTAACGCATTTGCAAAAATTGGATTTGACATATACGATGGCGGTAAAACTTCTGCAAATATTAACCAAGCAAAAGAGTCTCTAAAATCATCTGAATTTGACGCCAAAGCGTATAAAGAGTCGCTCTCTTTAGAGATTGTTCAGGATTTTTTCAATATTAAAAGTTTGGAGTCGTCTTTAAACGCAAAGAGAGAAGCCCAAGAGACGCTAAAAGCTCAACTCCAACGCATTAAAAAGTTTTACGCAGCAAAGCTTGCAACGCAAGACGCCATCGATAGAGTTCAAGCTGATTTTGACACAAATAGATACGCTATGGAGTCAACAAAGTTTCAAATTCTCTCATTAAAATCATCACTAGAGTTAAAAGTCGGCAAGAGAATAAGTTCACTCACGGACTCTACATTTAAAAAAGAGTTATCCACAGAGTATGAAGTTCAAGATAGCATAAAAGCCCTTATCTCACAAAAGGGCTCTATCAAATATGCGGCTGAAGCGGTAGATAGTTTTTACTATCCTAATATTAAAATTGAAGATACCTATAACCTCTATAGTTTTGATCGATTAGCAATTCCCCCAGGGCTCAACGCCGAGCCTTTGGAAAATCAAAACACCCTACTTTTAAGTCTGAATTTTAGAGTTTTTGACTTTGGTGAAATCTCTCAAGTAAAAGAGGCAACCCTTCTTAAAGCAAAAGCGTTAGAGTCACAAATTGCTTACAAAACAAAAGCTCAAGAGCTTCAGTATGAGCTCTCTAAAAGAAGAATAAGCACTACCCTAGCAAAGATAAATAGCGCAAAGAGCGCTTTAATAGCGGCAAAAAGCGCGTTTGAGACCATAGAAAAAAAATATAACGCAGGAATAGTTGACTATATCGTCTATCTTGACACGCTTACAAAAAAGACAGGCTCTCAAGCTTTGTATGAGAGTAGCTTAAATGAGTTAGAGATCGCTTATGCCATACTCTACTATAACAGTGCAAAAAATTTACAAGAGGAACTAAAATAA
- a CDS encoding efflux RND transporter periplasmic adaptor subunit: MKNIILTTILLLSFADAKEIYATFSVEPYKDAKLAFISSGIVESVNTDIGSFVRKGEVIAELENSDINAMLEVSKTAYKYSKKDYERQMKIKELIDEGKFDIAANKYESAKNQLAYQQALYNKTFLKAPFDGVIYDKELEVGDAVSGMMLKTVFKIQSKSQRKLVIEFDQKNYKDVKVGNIFTYKVDGDTASYKGKISKVYPHASRENRKIKAEVLAKDFLPGLFGDGYITTAGKE, encoded by the coding sequence ATGAAAAACATAATCCTAACCACCATACTACTCCTAAGTTTTGCCGACGCAAAAGAGATATACGCGACTTTTAGCGTTGAGCCGTACAAAGACGCAAAGTTGGCGTTTATATCTAGCGGTATTGTAGAGTCTGTAAACACAGATATTGGCTCATTTGTAAGAAAAGGCGAAGTAATAGCCGAACTTGAAAATAGCGATATAAACGCGATGCTTGAAGTCTCAAAAACAGCTTATAAATACTCTAAAAAAGATTATGAACGCCAGATGAAGATTAAAGAGCTTATCGATGAAGGAAAGTTCGACATCGCAGCGAACAAATATGAGAGTGCAAAGAATCAACTTGCATACCAGCAAGCGCTTTACAATAAGACATTTTTAAAAGCTCCATTTGATGGCGTTATTTATGACAAAGAGCTTGAAGTGGGAGACGCCGTAAGCGGCATGATGCTCAAGACCGTATTTAAAATCCAGAGTAAATCACAAAGAAAACTTGTCATAGAGTTTGATCAAAAAAACTATAAAGATGTAAAAGTAGGAAATATTTTTACTTATAAAGTTGATGGAGACACTGCTTCTTATAAGGGGAAGATTTCTAAAGTATATCCGCACGCAAGTAGAGAAAACAGAAAAATAAAAGCTGAAGTATTGGCAAAAGATTTTCTTCCAGGTCTGTTTGGCGATGGTTATATAACTACAGCAGGTAAAGAGTAG